The Herbaspirillum sp. RTI4 genome has a segment encoding these proteins:
- the glnA gene encoding type I glutamate--ammonia ligase, producing MARTAAEVLKMVKDNEVKFVDFRFADTRGKEQHVTVPVSHFDMDKFESGHAFDGSSIAGWKGIESSDMILIPDPNTANIDPFMEETTLFMQCDVIEPADGKGYDRDPRSIAKRAEAYLKASGLGDTAYFGPEPEFFIFDGVRWGADMSGSFVKIESEEASWSTGAKLEGGNTGHRPTVKGGYFPVPPVDSCQDMRSEMSLILEALGIPVEVHHHEVAGAGQNELGTRFSTLVERADWTQTLKYVVWNVAHTYGKTATFMPKPLVGDNGSGMHVHQSVWKDGKNLFAGDGYAGLSDFALYYIGGIIKHAKALNAITNPGTNSYKRLVPGFEAPVKLAYSARNRSASIRIPHVPNPKGRRIETRFPDPLANPYLCFAALLMAGLDGVQNKIHPGEAATKDLYHLPPEEDKLIPTVCASLEEALEHLNNDREFLTRGGVFSDSMIDAYLELKGQEVQRYRMTTHPIEFDMYYSL from the coding sequence ATGGCAAGGACGGCCGCAGAAGTTTTGAAGATGGTTAAGGACAATGAAGTTAAATTTGTCGATTTTCGCTTTGCCGACACGCGTGGTAAAGAGCAGCACGTCACGGTTCCTGTTTCGCATTTTGACATGGACAAATTTGAATCCGGTCACGCATTCGACGGTTCGTCGATCGCCGGCTGGAAGGGTATCGAGTCTTCGGACATGATCCTGATTCCAGACCCTAACACCGCGAATATCGATCCGTTCATGGAAGAAACCACATTGTTCATGCAATGTGACGTGATCGAACCGGCCGATGGCAAGGGTTACGACCGTGATCCACGTTCGATCGCCAAGCGCGCTGAAGCCTACCTCAAGGCATCCGGTCTGGGCGACACCGCCTACTTCGGTCCTGAGCCAGAATTTTTCATCTTCGACGGCGTACGTTGGGGCGCGGACATGTCCGGCTCGTTCGTCAAGATCGAATCCGAAGAAGCATCGTGGAGCACCGGCGCCAAGCTCGAAGGCGGCAATACCGGTCACCGTCCTACCGTCAAGGGTGGTTATTTCCCTGTTCCTCCAGTCGATAGCTGCCAGGACATGCGTTCGGAAATGTCGCTGATTCTGGAAGCCCTGGGCATTCCGGTGGAAGTGCATCACCATGAAGTCGCTGGCGCCGGTCAAAACGAACTGGGCACCCGCTTCTCGACTCTGGTCGAGCGCGCTGACTGGACTCAGACATTGAAATACGTGGTCTGGAACGTGGCCCATACCTATGGCAAAACGGCGACTTTCATGCCTAAGCCACTGGTCGGTGATAACGGTTCCGGCATGCACGTGCATCAATCGGTCTGGAAAGATGGCAAGAACCTGTTCGCTGGCGACGGCTATGCCGGTCTGTCCGATTTCGCGCTGTACTACATCGGCGGCATCATCAAGCATGCTAAAGCGCTCAATGCGATTACTAACCCGGGTACTAACTCGTACAAGCGTCTGGTTCCAGGTTTTGAAGCACCGGTCAAGCTGGCGTATTCGGCCCGTAACCGTTCCGCTTCTATCCGTATCCCGCATGTGCCGAATCCAAAGGGTCGCCGCATCGAAACACGTTTCCCTGATCCACTGGCCAATCCTTACCTGTGCTTCGCCGCACTGTTGATGGCGGGTCTGGATGGCGTGCAGAACAAGATCCATCCGGGCGAAGCTGCCACGAAGGATCTGTACCATTTGCCGCCAGAAGAAGACAAGTTGATCCCAACTGTCTGCGCTTCGCTGGAAGAAGCACTGGAACACCTCAACAACGACAGAGAATTCCTGACGCGCGGCGGTGTGTTCT
- a CDS encoding rhodanese-like domain-containing protein: MTSLPPIIASAIKSGSDQQLSYAGAVSPHQAFSLLQSNANIFLIDVRTKAERDWVGQVALPPAQHFSVQWNLYPEGRPNPHFLDELHQIAADRENVLLFLCRSGVRSKAAATAATKAGYRHCFDILQGFEGGKDAQGHRKMIDGWCYAGLPWTGA, encoded by the coding sequence ATGACATCACTCCCCCCTATCATTGCCAGTGCCATCAAGTCTGGATCGGATCAGCAACTGAGCTACGCTGGCGCAGTCTCACCGCACCAGGCCTTCTCCCTCTTGCAAAGCAACGCCAACATTTTTCTGATCGACGTACGCACTAAAGCCGAGCGCGACTGGGTGGGACAAGTCGCGCTCCCCCCGGCACAACACTTCTCAGTACAGTGGAATTTATATCCCGAAGGCCGCCCCAATCCTCATTTTCTGGATGAATTGCACCAAATAGCAGCAGATCGTGAAAACGTCCTGCTGTTTTTGTGCCGCAGCGGGGTACGCTCAAAAGCAGCCGCAACCGCTGCCACTAAGGCAGGCTACCGTCACTGCTTCGATATTTTGCAAGGTTTCGAAGGCGGCAAGGATGCGCAAGGGCATCGCAAAATGATCGATGGCTGGTGCTATGCCGGCTTGCCCTGGACCGGCGCCTGA
- a CDS encoding DUF1800 domain-containing protein — protein MGNSLRTGHPFSRHRSVRLAPRLTRRLVVTLLLLSLTGIARAQALTAQEKALHVLNRLGYGPAPGDMENVTRMGPQRYIEQQLHPERIALPPQLLAKLDSLPTTRMNATQLYVQYGPPSFPPKDATQEEKTAAQQRAGKEITPQAHLARLWQASESPRQLQEVMTEFWFNHFNVFEGKEWVRYWEADYEKNALRPNALGNFRQLLGAVAHHPAMLYYLDNWLSSGVNTPEAKGRFKGLNENYARELMELHTLGVNGGYTQDDVIALARLLSGWTIDEKGMREGLSPFVFNPRRHDGAPKVFLGQRISGGGEQDAERALDILAASPATARFISTKLVRYFVSDQPDPHLVEQLSRRFLDTHGDIRAVLQSLFDSPSFWDRNNYQSQFKTPYQYVLSSLRASGLPILNQKPVEGILNQLGMPLYGWLTPEGYQFSEAAWLSPDALLRRINFASGLGNGKSPIARPDGAPANNFPAAIDPRQLMLTLAPTLSADRMEKILAAPTNLQTALILGGPDFMKR, from the coding sequence ATGGGCAATTCCCTTCGCACAGGCCACCCTTTCTCCAGGCACAGATCCGTCCGCTTAGCGCCCAGGTTAACGCGCAGGCTAGTCGTCACCCTCCTCCTGCTCAGCCTGACCGGAATCGCCCGGGCGCAAGCGCTGACAGCGCAGGAAAAAGCACTGCACGTCCTTAATCGACTCGGCTACGGCCCGGCTCCCGGCGACATGGAAAACGTCACCCGCATGGGCCCGCAGCGCTATATTGAGCAACAACTGCATCCTGAGAGAATCGCCCTGCCGCCGCAGCTACTGGCGAAGCTCGACAGCCTCCCCACCACCAGAATGAACGCCACGCAGTTGTACGTGCAATACGGCCCGCCCTCGTTCCCGCCCAAGGATGCGACGCAAGAGGAAAAAACCGCCGCGCAGCAACGCGCCGGCAAGGAAATCACGCCGCAAGCGCATCTCGCCCGTCTGTGGCAAGCCAGCGAAAGTCCACGCCAGTTGCAAGAAGTGATGACCGAATTCTGGTTCAATCACTTCAATGTTTTCGAAGGCAAGGAATGGGTGCGCTACTGGGAAGCCGATTACGAAAAAAATGCACTGCGTCCCAACGCGCTCGGCAATTTCCGCCAGTTGCTCGGTGCCGTCGCACATCACCCGGCGATGCTGTATTACCTGGATAACTGGCTCAGCAGCGGCGTCAACACGCCGGAAGCCAAAGGCCGCTTCAAGGGCCTCAATGAAAACTATGCCCGCGAACTGATGGAGCTGCATACGCTGGGCGTCAACGGCGGCTATACGCAAGACGATGTAATCGCCCTGGCGCGCCTGCTCAGCGGCTGGACCATCGACGAAAAAGGCATGCGAGAAGGTTTATCGCCCTTCGTCTTTAATCCGCGCCGACATGATGGCGCGCCCAAAGTGTTCCTCGGCCAGAGGATAAGCGGTGGCGGCGAACAAGATGCGGAGCGGGCGCTCGACATCCTGGCCGCCAGCCCGGCAACCGCCCGTTTTATTTCCACCAAACTGGTGCGCTATTTTGTCTCCGACCAGCCTGATCCTCATCTGGTCGAGCAACTGAGCCGACGCTTCCTGGACACCCACGGCGACATCCGCGCCGTCTTGCAAAGCTTGTTCGACAGTCCTTCATTCTGGGATCGCAACAATTATCAAAGCCAGTTCAAGACGCCCTACCAATACGTACTGTCCTCGCTGCGCGCCAGCGGCTTGCCGATCCTGAATCAGAAACCGGTAGAAGGCATCCTCAACCAACTGGGGATGCCCTTATACGGCTGGCTGACGCCGGAGGGCTACCAATTTTCGGAAGCAGCCTGGCTCAGTCCCGACGCCCTGCTACGCCGCATTAATTTCGCCAGCGGACTAGGCAACGGCAAGTCGCCCATCGCCCGGCCGGACGGCGCACCCGCCAACAATTTCCCGGCGGCCATCGATCCGCGCCAATTGATGCTGACCTTAGCCCCCACGCTAAGCGCCGACCGCATGGAAAAAATACTCGCCGCGCCGACCAATTTGCAGACCGCACTCATACTGGGCGGCCCCGACTTCATGAAGCGTTGA